A single region of the Pontimicrobium sp. SW4 genome encodes:
- a CDS encoding glycosyltransferase family 2 protein, producing MKLSVVILNYNVRYFLELCLHSVKAATLNIDSEIIVVDNNSSDDSCDMVRELFPDVVLIENKENLGFSKGNNQGVTIAKGKYVCILNPDTVVPEDVFFQLLKFSKTKENLGIVGCKLVDGSGKFLPESKRNTPIVKVALQKIRGNSANYYANHIKKNEVAKVEILVGAFMLVKRAVYNQLNGFDEDYFMYGEDIDLSYKAIKAGLDNYYVGTTAAIHYKGESTLKDKSYAKRFYGAMQIFYKRHFKSNVVFDMFVWLGIKLAFLTRKEPKAVEKSPKNFYTFSNKNAEFLSKKLNKPVKLITSIDEVEENSTVLFESSITYRKMISNMISLNKKNNISFRIFVNNSNFIIGSDNSNSRGEVVTF from the coding sequence TTGAAACTTTCTGTTGTCATATTAAATTATAATGTTCGCTATTTTTTAGAGCTTTGTTTGCATAGTGTAAAAGCAGCTACTTTAAATATCGATTCTGAAATTATTGTAGTTGATAATAACTCTTCCGATGATAGTTGTGACATGGTAAGAGAACTATTCCCTGATGTTGTTTTAATAGAGAATAAAGAAAATTTAGGGTTTTCAAAAGGGAACAATCAAGGTGTCACTATTGCTAAAGGTAAATATGTTTGTATTTTAAATCCTGATACAGTGGTTCCTGAAGATGTATTTTTTCAATTGCTGAAGTTTTCTAAAACTAAAGAAAATTTAGGCATTGTTGGTTGTAAATTAGTAGATGGTTCTGGGAAGTTTCTGCCAGAAAGTAAGCGAAATACTCCTATCGTGAAGGTGGCTTTACAGAAAATAAGAGGAAATTCTGCAAATTATTATGCTAATCATATTAAGAAGAATGAGGTAGCCAAAGTAGAGATACTTGTTGGCGCTTTTATGCTTGTAAAACGAGCTGTTTATAACCAATTAAATGGATTTGATGAAGATTATTTTATGTATGGAGAAGATATCGACTTATCGTACAAAGCCATAAAAGCTGGGTTAGATAATTATTATGTAGGCACAACTGCAGCTATTCATTATAAAGGAGAAAGCACATTAAAAGACAAATCTTACGCGAAACGTTTTTATGGGGCGATGCAAATTTTTTATAAGAGACATTTCAAATCTAACGTTGTGTTTGATATGTTTGTTTGGTTAGGAATTAAGTTGGCTTTTTTAACACGCAAAGAACCAAAAGCTGTTGAAAAAAGTCCAAAAAACTTCTACACATTTTCGAATAAAAATGCAGAGTTTCTTTCTAAAAAACTGAACAAACCTGTTAAACTAATTACTAGTATAGATGAGGTTGAAGAAAATAGTACTGTACTATTTGAGTCATCAATAACTTATAGAAAAATGATTTCTAATATGATTAGTTTGAATAAAAAAAACAATATATCATTCAGAATTTTTGTTAATAATTCTAACTTTATAATTGGTAGTGACAACTCAAATAGTAGAGGAGAAGTTGTCACATTTTAA
- a CDS encoding tRNA (cytidine(34)-2'-O)-methyltransferase, translated as MPLNIVLIEPEIPNNTGNIGRLALASGSNLHLVKPFGFEIDDTRLKRAGLDYWQHLNVTYYDSINDFIIINKNAKMVFLSSHGTQDYYDIPFEDNLFLVFGKESVGLPKHILKDYPEALFKIPIYSKHVRSLNIANAVSIVIYEGIKQLKYT; from the coding sequence ATGCCACTAAACATTGTACTTATTGAACCCGAAATACCAAACAACACAGGAAATATTGGTCGTTTGGCACTAGCCTCAGGATCAAACTTACACTTGGTAAAACCATTTGGATTTGAGATAGATGACACCAGACTAAAACGTGCTGGTCTAGATTATTGGCAACACCTTAATGTTACATATTACGACAGCATTAATGATTTTATTATTATTAATAAAAATGCAAAAATGGTGTTTTTATCTAGCCATGGTACACAAGACTATTATGATATTCCTTTTGAAGACAATCTATTTTTAGTTTTTGGAAAAGAATCGGTTGGTTTACCAAAACACATTTTAAAAGACTATCCAGAAGCCCTTTTTAAAATACCTATATATAGTAAGCATGTACGTAGTTTAAATATTGCTAATGCAGTGAGTATTGTTATTTACGAAGGCATTAAGCAATTGAAATACACGTAG
- a CDS encoding aminotransferase class V-fold PLP-dependent enzyme, translated as MSKTSRRSFIKKNILSGLFLSSAVPLLQADNALKSERSVPTLKPYTSDYNSIDWDNIREQFLFAKDYHYLNTGSLGPSPRIVLDTVCEAMEKLETSVSHGRHQIDKTHEKAAKFLNVTADEIAFTRNATEGLNIAARSLRLKKGDEIIISTHEHVGGASPWMALAKDFGAIVKLIDLDIHGENNLQIIKDNITNKTKVVAFSHITCTTGMKLPAKAIVDLCRSKNIYSCIDGAQSLGMFLIDLRDINPDFYASSGHKWLFGPKGTGILFINKNIIDTISPVFAGAYTDSKFDLNTLTMDYRHSAQREEYGTRNTPITLGIGSAIDFINAIGIENVARRGRELVARFRKGITNTPEIEVLTPENETYSASMITIRIKGKDNLKLNPVLNKEKKLRMRGIYENNINGIRISFAIFNSFEEVDLLVNSLKDVAAN; from the coding sequence ATGTCTAAAACATCAAGACGAAGTTTTATAAAAAAGAATATTCTTAGTGGTTTATTTCTAAGCTCAGCAGTTCCTTTATTACAAGCCGATAATGCACTAAAGTCAGAACGCTCTGTTCCAACTTTAAAACCGTATACAAGCGACTATAATAGTATTGATTGGGATAACATTCGTGAGCAATTTCTATTTGCAAAAGATTATCATTACCTAAACACTGGAAGCCTTGGTCCTTCTCCAAGAATTGTGCTTGACACAGTTTGTGAAGCCATGGAAAAATTAGAGACTTCAGTGAGTCATGGTCGACATCAAATTGATAAAACCCATGAAAAAGCTGCAAAGTTTTTAAATGTCACAGCAGATGAAATTGCTTTTACACGTAATGCAACCGAAGGCTTAAATATTGCAGCAAGAAGCTTACGATTAAAAAAAGGAGATGAAATCATTATCAGTACGCACGAACATGTTGGAGGCGCTTCTCCTTGGATGGCACTTGCTAAAGATTTTGGAGCTATTGTAAAATTGATTGACTTAGACATTCATGGAGAAAACAACCTTCAAATAATAAAAGATAACATTACAAATAAAACCAAAGTGGTTGCTTTTTCACATATCACCTGTACTACAGGAATGAAATTACCTGCAAAAGCTATTGTAGATTTATGCCGAAGTAAAAACATTTACTCGTGTATTGACGGTGCACAATCGCTTGGAATGTTTCTCATAGACTTAAGAGATATCAATCCAGATTTTTATGCAAGTAGTGGGCACAAATGGCTATTTGGACCAAAAGGAACTGGTATTTTATTTATTAATAAAAATATCATAGATACCATTTCGCCTGTATTTGCAGGAGCTTATACCGATAGTAAATTCGATTTGAATACGCTAACTATGGACTATAGACATAGCGCACAACGCGAAGAATATGGTACACGAAATACACCAATCACTTTAGGTATTGGAAGCGCTATAGATTTTATTAACGCTATAGGTATAGAAAACGTTGCAAGACGTGGTCGAGAACTCGTCGCTCGTTTTAGAAAAGGAATTACCAACACACCTGAGATTGAAGTTTTAACGCCTGAGAATGAGACTTATTCTGCCTCTATGATTACTATTAGAATCAAAGGCAAAGACAACCTTAAATTAAATCCAGTACTTAACAAAGAAAAAAAGTTACGCATGAGAGGTATATACGAAAACAACATTAATGGCATTCGTATCTCTTTCGCTATTTTTAATAGTTTTGAGGAAGTTGATTTATTGGTAAACAGTTTAAAAGACGTTGCTGCAAATTAG
- the recR gene encoding recombination mediator RecR, which produces MEFSSKLLENAVNEMSQLPGIGKRTALRLVLHLLRQPKEQTSNLTKALMKMREEIKFCKSCHNISDVDVCEICANPYRKTDIICVVEDIRDVMAIENTSTFRGLYHVLGGKISPMDGVGPHDLNINSLVEKVKKGEIKELIFALSSTMEGDTTNFYIYKQIQDLEVITSTISRGISVGDELEYADEVTLGRSIVNRVPFEASLKM; this is translated from the coding sequence ATGGAATTCTCCTCAAAATTACTTGAAAATGCTGTGAACGAAATGTCACAATTACCAGGGATTGGTAAGCGTACAGCATTGCGTTTGGTATTACATTTATTACGTCAACCAAAAGAACAAACTAGCAATTTGACTAAGGCATTAATGAAAATGCGCGAAGAGATTAAATTTTGCAAAAGTTGCCACAATATTAGCGATGTTGATGTTTGCGAAATATGTGCTAACCCTTATAGGAAAACAGATATAATTTGTGTGGTTGAGGACATTCGAGATGTGATGGCTATAGAAAACACTAGTACGTTTAGAGGCTTGTACCATGTGTTAGGAGGTAAAATATCGCCAATGGATGGCGTTGGACCTCACGATTTAAATATCAACTCTCTAGTTGAAAAAGTAAAAAAGGGTGAGATAAAAGAATTAATTTTTGCTCTTAGTTCTACCATGGAAGGCGATACGACTAACTTTTATATTTATAAGCAAATCCAAGATTTAGAAGTAATTACATCGACAATTTCTAGAGGTATTTCGGTTGGTGACGAACTGGAATATGCTGATGAGGTGACCTTAGGAAGAAGCATTGTAAATCGCGTACCTTTTGAAGCGTCTTTAAAAATGTAA
- the trpA gene encoding tryptophan synthase subunit alpha: MNRINQKLQEDKKLLSIYFTAGYPNIGDTVSIIQNLEKNGVDMIEIGLPFSDPLADGPTIQASSTQALKNGMTTEVLFNQLKDIRKSVNIPLIIMGYFNPMLQHGVEVFCKKCQEIGIDGLIIPDLPVDVYHDEYKATFEKYGLINVFLITPQTSDERIRYIDSISNGFIYMVSSASTTGAKSGFGNEQTAYFERIANMNLKNPQIVGFGISNNNTFTQATKYAKGAIIGSAFVKYVTNEGVNTIDAFVNRILT, from the coding sequence ATGAATAGAATCAACCAAAAACTACAAGAAGACAAAAAATTACTATCTATATATTTCACAGCTGGATATCCTAATATCGGTGATACAGTAAGCATCATTCAAAATCTGGAGAAGAATGGTGTCGATATGATTGAAATTGGCTTACCTTTTAGCGACCCTTTAGCAGATGGACCTACCATTCAAGCTAGCTCAACTCAGGCTTTGAAAAATGGCATGACTACTGAGGTACTTTTTAACCAATTAAAAGATATTCGTAAATCCGTAAATATTCCTTTGATTATAATGGGTTATTTTAATCCAATGTTGCAACATGGAGTGGAAGTATTCTGCAAAAAATGTCAAGAGATTGGAATTGATGGCCTGATTATTCCTGATTTACCTGTTGATGTATATCACGATGAATACAAAGCTACGTTCGAAAAATACGGATTGATAAACGTGTTTCTAATCACACCACAAACAAGTGACGAGCGCATTAGATATATCGATTCTATTTCAAACGGTTTTATCTACATGGTAAGTTCGGCAAGTACTACAGGAGCTAAATCTGGTTTTGGTAACGAGCAAACAGCGTATTTCGAACGTATTGCCAATATGAATTTAAAGAATCCTCAAATTGTAGGTTTTGGTATTTCTAACAACAATACATTTACACAAGCTACCAAATACGCCAAAGGTGCTATTATTGGGAGTGCTTTTGTAAAATACGTAACCAATGAAGGTGTAAATACTATTGATGCTTTTGTAAATAGGATTCTTACTTAA
- a CDS encoding carbohydrate-binding family 9-like protein — translation MKQLLLILISITLVSCNQVKSQAPLSVDVSEDIVIPKHYIITKTTNTIVIDGKADEASWNTAKFTDKFIDIEGVKTPKFDTQVKMLWDDNYIYFYAELKEPHIWGNLKQRDTIIYYNNDFEIFLDPSKTGIGYGEVEINALNTVWDLYLNKPYRIGGKANFEWNLNDLKSAVQVYGTLNNHKDIDSHWTVEMAIPLKPLIGLKNAPKSIPKEGEQWRINFSRVQWDHDIINGTYDRKKENDKYLREYNWVWSNQKVINMHEPEKWGFLQFTEQTTSDNIKFIEDEDLEIKQTAFALFRKTRYGNLKTLLENDLGFSLNLEVTYSEERTVNAIFYKTNFGFEYKLENGNSIYIINQEGTLRKL, via the coding sequence ATGAAACAATTACTTCTCATATTAATCAGTATAACACTAGTTTCTTGTAATCAGGTTAAAAGTCAAGCTCCTTTATCTGTAGACGTTTCTGAGGATATTGTAATTCCTAAACACTATATCATCACAAAAACTACTAATACCATTGTTATTGATGGTAAAGCAGATGAAGCAAGTTGGAATACCGCAAAATTCACAGATAAGTTTATTGATATTGAAGGTGTAAAAACACCAAAATTTGATACACAAGTAAAAATGCTTTGGGATGATAACTACATCTATTTTTATGCAGAATTAAAAGAACCACATATTTGGGGAAATCTAAAACAACGAGATACTATTATCTATTACAATAATGATTTTGAAATCTTTTTAGATCCTTCAAAAACAGGAATTGGTTATGGAGAAGTAGAAATTAATGCTTTAAATACAGTTTGGGATTTATACTTAAACAAACCCTATCGTATTGGTGGAAAAGCAAATTTCGAATGGAACTTAAACGACCTCAAATCTGCTGTACAAGTTTATGGAACATTAAACAATCATAAAGATATAGATTCTCATTGGACTGTTGAAATGGCAATACCTTTAAAACCATTGATTGGTTTAAAAAATGCTCCTAAATCCATTCCTAAAGAAGGGGAACAATGGCGTATTAATTTCTCAAGGGTACAATGGGATCATGACATTATTAATGGAACATATGATCGTAAAAAAGAAAATGACAAATACTTAAGAGAATACAATTGGGTTTGGAGTAATCAAAAAGTGATAAACATGCACGAGCCAGAAAAATGGGGTTTTCTTCAATTTACTGAACAGACAACTTCTGATAATATTAAATTCATTGAAGACGAAGATTTAGAAATTAAACAAACTGCTTTTGCGCTTTTTAGAAAAACCAGATATGGCAATTTAAAAACACTCCTAGAAAATGATTTAGGTTTTTCTCTAAACTTAGAAGTCACTTATTCAGAAGAAAGAACAGTGAATGCCATTTTTTACAAAACAAATTTTGGATTCGAATATAAATTGGAAAACGGGAATTCAATCTATATTATCAACCAAGAAGGAACACTAAGAAAATTATGA
- a CDS encoding phosphoribosylanthranilate isomerase, whose product MKLKVCGMKYQDNIEAIASLQPDFLGFIFHEESPRHFEGVIPELPKSINKVGVFVDKTVEFIANQVEKHKLSVIQLHGHESPEMCRILKSTNAKIIKVFSIKNEFDFSILALYEDVCDYFLFDTKGKLPGGNGYTFNWDVLIDYPSTKPFFLSGGIGLEQVEDLKRFQKSEASKYCYAIDVNSKFEIEAGLKNIEELKKFKNKVASSNF is encoded by the coding sequence ATGAAGCTTAAAGTCTGTGGCATGAAATATCAAGATAATATTGAAGCTATTGCAAGTTTGCAACCAGATTTTCTTGGATTTATTTTTCATGAGGAATCTCCTAGGCATTTTGAAGGAGTAATTCCAGAATTACCAAAATCAATTAACAAAGTTGGTGTTTTTGTAGATAAAACTGTAGAGTTTATAGCTAACCAAGTAGAAAAACATAAGCTGTCTGTTATCCAGTTACATGGTCACGAATCACCAGAAATGTGTAGAATTCTTAAATCAACAAACGCTAAAATTATTAAGGTGTTCTCAATAAAAAATGAATTTGATTTTTCAATTTTAGCACTTTATGAGGACGTTTGTGATTACTTTTTATTCGACACCAAAGGAAAACTCCCAGGAGGAAATGGTTATACATTTAATTGGGATGTATTAATAGACTATCCTTCAACCAAACCATTTTTTTTAAGTGGAGGTATTGGATTAGAGCAAGTTGAAGACCTAAAACGCTTTCAAAAAAGTGAAGCTTCAAAGTATTGTTATGCTATTGATGTGAATAGTAAATTTGAAATTGAAGCAGGACTGAAAAATATAGAAGAATTAAAAAAGTTTAAAAATAAGGTCGCTTCGAGTAATTTTTGA
- a CDS encoding GIY-YIG nuclease family protein yields MKLSYIYILTNKYRTTFYVGVTSNLNKRIIEHQNKEGSKFTRKYNLTDLIYFEEFTDINQAIAREKQLKNWHKEWKLNLVKEKNPTLKTLQL; encoded by the coding sequence ATGAAACTTAGTTACATATACATATTAACTAATAAGTATAGAACAACGTTTTATGTAGGTGTAACTTCAAATTTAAACAAAAGAATTATTGAACATCAAAATAAAGAAGGGTCTAAATTTACCCGAAAGTATAATTTAACTGACTTAATTTATTTTGAAGAGTTTACAGATATAAACCAAGCTATTGCAAGAGAAAAACAACTAAAAAATTGGCACAAGGAATGGAAATTAAATCTTGTAAAAGAAAAAAATCCAACATTAAAAACATTACAATTATAA
- a CDS encoding type II CAAX endopeptidase family protein, whose translation MKYSKAITLTLLYFISLEILSLWIIIIPFGIGNLNLYKASHLINSIALLIFIVLFFKKIEHSNLLVLNKTKLKFYLFAILLGIGFVFFQSVLKIIYYQEISPDFFSYRFTLNRLKTYDAVASIMIVPIIEELFFRNYLQGALAKNYKPIKTILFASLLFAFIHIPFATLFFDSLDFSLRSAFIALFGGFIAGILYYKSKSIGPSIIFHVFWNLTSYIV comes from the coding sequence ATGAAATATTCAAAAGCAATAACTTTAACACTCTTATACTTTATTTCTCTTGAAATATTAAGTCTTTGGATTATTATAATTCCTTTCGGAATAGGAAATTTAAATCTTTATAAAGCTTCACATTTAATTAACTCAATAGCTTTATTAATTTTTATAGTGTTATTTTTTAAAAAAATTGAGCACTCCAACTTATTAGTTTTAAATAAAACAAAATTAAAATTTTATCTTTTCGCAATATTATTGGGAATTGGCTTTGTATTCTTTCAATCCGTACTTAAAATAATTTACTATCAAGAAATTTCTCCAGATTTTTTTAGTTATAGGTTTACTCTTAATAGATTGAAAACTTATGATGCTGTAGCCTCAATTATGATTGTTCCCATAATAGAAGAGCTCTTTTTTCGAAATTATCTACAAGGTGCGTTAGCAAAAAACTATAAGCCTATAAAAACAATACTTTTCGCCTCATTGCTTTTTGCATTTATTCATATTCCCTTTGCTACTTTATTTTTTGATTCATTAGATTTCAGTTTAAGAAGCGCTTTTATTGCATTATTTGGAGGGTTTATAGCAGGAATACTATACTATAAATCAAAATCTATTGGCCCATCAATAATTTTTCATGTCTTTTGGAATTTAACTAGCTATATTGTTTAA
- the trpB gene encoding tryptophan synthase subunit beta, producing MSYNVNEKGYYGEFGGAFIPEMLYPNVEELRQNYLKVMAEPEFQKEFNQLLKDYVGRPSPLYFAKRLSEKYNTKIYLKREDLNHTGAHKVNNTIGQILMAKRLGKNRIIAETGAGQHGVATATVCALMGLECIVYMGEIDIARQAPNVARMKMLGATVVPATSGSKTLKDATNEAIRDWINNPVDTHYIIGSVVGPHPYPDMVARFQAIVSEEIQWQLKEHEGTAKPDYVVACVGGGSNAAGVYYHYLEDEDVKLIAVEAAGLGIDTGESAATSVLGREGIIHGSKTLLMQTNDGQITEPYSISAGLDYPGVGPMHAHLYKSGRAEFISITDDDAMTAGLELCKLEGIIPAIESSHALATFEKKQFKPNDIVVVSLSGRGDKDLETYINHFKL from the coding sequence ATGAGTTACAACGTCAACGAAAAAGGCTATTATGGAGAATTTGGAGGTGCATTCATACCTGAAATGCTCTATCCAAATGTAGAAGAACTACGCCAAAACTACTTAAAGGTTATGGCAGAACCTGAGTTTCAAAAAGAGTTTAACCAACTCTTAAAAGATTATGTAGGTCGCCCTTCTCCACTCTATTTTGCCAAGCGTTTATCAGAAAAATACAATACAAAAATATATCTAAAACGCGAAGATCTCAATCATACGGGAGCACATAAAGTAAATAACACCATTGGTCAGATTTTAATGGCAAAACGTTTAGGCAAAAACCGAATCATTGCCGAAACTGGAGCTGGACAACATGGTGTAGCAACTGCTACCGTTTGCGCTTTAATGGGATTGGAATGCATCGTGTATATGGGAGAAATTGATATAGCTCGACAAGCACCAAATGTGGCTAGAATGAAAATGTTAGGAGCTACAGTTGTACCCGCAACCTCAGGAAGTAAAACGCTTAAGGATGCAACAAACGAAGCCATTCGCGATTGGATTAATAATCCTGTAGATACACATTACATTATTGGTAGTGTCGTAGGACCTCATCCTTATCCAGATATGGTGGCTCGTTTTCAAGCCATTGTTTCTGAAGAAATTCAATGGCAACTAAAAGAGCATGAAGGTACCGCAAAACCAGATTATGTAGTTGCTTGTGTCGGAGGTGGTAGTAATGCCGCTGGGGTGTATTATCATTATCTAGAAGATGAAGATGTAAAACTTATTGCTGTTGAAGCCGCTGGATTAGGTATCGATACTGGTGAAAGTGCTGCAACATCAGTCTTAGGAAGAGAAGGTATTATACATGGTAGCAAAACCTTATTAATGCAAACCAATGATGGACAAATTACTGAACCTTATTCAATTTCCGCTGGATTAGATTATCCAGGAGTTGGTCCTATGCATGCACATTTATACAAATCTGGTCGTGCCGAATTTATCTCTATTACAGATGATGATGCCATGACAGCAGGTTTAGAGTTATGCAAATTAGAAGGCATTATTCCAGCTATAGAAAGCTCACATGCCTTGGCTACGTTTGAGAAAAAACAGTTTAAGCCAAACGATATAGTGGTAGTAAGTCTATCTGGTCGTGGCGATAAAGATTTAGAAACCTACATCAATCATTTCAAGTTATAA
- a CDS encoding dihydrolipoamide acetyltransferase family protein, giving the protein MAKFELKLPKMGESVAEATITSWLKEVGDTIEADEAVLEIATDKVDSEVPSEVDGVLVEKLFDVDDVVQVGQTIAVIEIAGSASEAPSAPKQEVTEPKVEAPIKAVADVAQTVVAAKAAVETPVSSTEDRFYSPLVKNIAKKEGLSQAELDSIPGTGKEGRVTKNDILAYLENRGSEPAPQPVAQQEATPEPVKIQSAPVTPKPEVKETPIEVSGGDEIIEMTRMGKLVAKHMVDSVQTSAHVQSFIEADVTNIWNWRNKHKNDFKKREGENLTFTPIFMEAVAKALRDYPMMNISVQGDKIIKKKHINLGMAAALGDGNLIVPVIKNADQLNLIGMAKQVNDLANRARMNQLKPDDIQGGTYTVTNVGTFGSIMGTPIINQPQVGILALGAIRKVPAVIETSEGDYIGIRYKMFMSHSYDHRVVNGALGGQFVKAVKDYLEAWDLDREI; this is encoded by the coding sequence ATGGCAAAATTTGAACTTAAGTTACCTAAAATGGGAGAGAGTGTTGCTGAGGCAACTATAACATCTTGGTTAAAAGAGGTAGGAGACACTATTGAAGCTGATGAAGCGGTGCTTGAAATAGCAACAGATAAGGTAGATAGTGAAGTTCCAAGTGAAGTTGATGGTGTGCTTGTTGAAAAACTATTTGATGTTGACGATGTGGTGCAAGTTGGGCAAACCATTGCGGTTATTGAAATTGCGGGAAGTGCTAGTGAAGCACCTTCAGCACCAAAGCAAGAGGTTACAGAACCAAAGGTTGAAGCACCAATAAAGGCAGTTGCTGATGTTGCTCAAACTGTTGTAGCAGCAAAAGCTGCGGTAGAAACTCCTGTGAGTTCAACCGAAGATAGATTCTATTCGCCATTGGTTAAAAATATTGCTAAAAAGGAAGGCTTATCACAAGCTGAGCTTGATAGTATCCCAGGAACTGGTAAAGAAGGTAGAGTGACTAAAAATGATATTTTAGCATATCTTGAAAATAGAGGTAGCGAACCAGCACCACAACCAGTTGCTCAGCAAGAAGCAACACCTGAACCAGTAAAAATACAGAGTGCACCAGTAACGCCTAAGCCAGAAGTTAAAGAAACACCTATTGAAGTAAGTGGAGGAGATGAGATTATCGAAATGACAAGAATGGGCAAATTGGTAGCGAAGCACATGGTCGATTCTGTGCAAACGTCTGCGCATGTGCAGTCATTTATTGAAGCAGATGTGACTAATATATGGAACTGGCGAAACAAACATAAAAACGACTTTAAAAAGCGTGAAGGTGAAAACTTAACGTTTACCCCAATTTTTATGGAAGCGGTTGCAAAGGCACTTCGTGATTACCCAATGATGAATATTTCGGTGCAAGGAGATAAAATCATTAAGAAGAAACATATTAATCTTGGTATGGCAGCTGCATTAGGCGATGGCAATTTAATTGTGCCTGTTATTAAAAATGCAGATCAGTTAAATTTAATTGGTATGGCAAAACAAGTGAACGACTTAGCTAATCGTGCTAGAATGAACCAACTTAAACCAGACGATATACAAGGAGGAACCTATACAGTAACTAATGTTGGAACCTTTGGTAGCATTATGGGGACACCAATTATTAACCAACCGCAAGTAGGTATTTTAGCTTTAGGAGCTATTAGAAAAGTACCAGCAGTAATTGAAACGTCTGAAGGTGATTATATAGGTATTCGATATAAGATGTTTATGTCGCATTCTTATGACCACCGTGTGGTGAATGGTGCCCTAGGAGGTCAGTTTGTAAAAGCGGTAAAAGATTATTTAGAAGCTTGGGATTTAGATAGAGAAATATAA
- a CDS encoding family 10 glycosylhydrolase — protein MKHLALILITFVFLSCQEKQNTKKTVKTEKENFTFATWTNPGGPFDKEKWEAKLASFDSLGISEILVGGDVEFYNQLIPLASEKGIKIHAWMWTLNRPNDTIANKHPEWYAVNRAGKNSLEYRAYVDYYQWLSPFHPDAREHVKNNVRKLTKVKGLASIHLDYVRYVDVILGADLQPKYNLVQTTEMPEYDYGYHPIARKGFKEIFGKDPQDLEHPELNTEWRQYRLNAVSSLVNELVDISHESGHKMTAAVFPFPEMSRQMVRQPWDDFNLDAAYPMVYNNFYRENVNWIGFAIEQGVNKVDFPIHAGLYSPALQDPKDLEKAIRLSKEKGAKGFSIFTADNLSAEQKAVFIKLKEEFNHE, from the coding sequence ATGAAACATTTAGCTTTAATTCTTATAACATTTGTTTTCTTGTCTTGTCAAGAAAAGCAAAACACTAAAAAAACAGTTAAAACAGAAAAAGAAAACTTCACTTTTGCCACTTGGACAAACCCTGGTGGTCCATTTGACAAAGAAAAGTGGGAGGCAAAACTAGCTTCTTTTGATTCGTTGGGTATTTCAGAAATTCTTGTTGGTGGTGATGTAGAGTTTTACAATCAACTAATCCCATTAGCTTCAGAAAAAGGCATTAAAATTCATGCATGGATGTGGACTTTAAATCGTCCAAATGATACTATTGCAAACAAACATCCTGAATGGTATGCTGTAAATCGTGCAGGAAAAAACTCCTTAGAATACAGAGCCTATGTGGATTATTACCAATGGTTAAGTCCATTTCATCCTGATGCTCGAGAGCATGTAAAAAACAATGTTAGAAAACTAACAAAAGTGAAAGGCTTAGCGTCTATTCATTTAGATTATGTACGTTATGTCGATGTAATTCTAGGAGCCGATTTACAGCCAAAATACAATTTAGTTCAAACCACAGAAATGCCAGAATACGATTATGGCTATCATCCAATTGCTCGCAAAGGATTTAAAGAAATCTTTGGTAAAGACCCTCAAGACCTTGAACATCCAGAATTAAATACTGAATGGCGACAATATCGCTTAAATGCTGTTTCATCGTTAGTGAATGAGCTTGTAGACATTTCTCACGAAAGTGGTCATAAAATGACTGCAGCTGTATTTCCATTTCCAGAAATGTCGCGTCAAATGGTGAGACAACCTTGGGACGATTTCAACTTAGATGCAGCATATCCAATGGTGTATAATAATTTTTATCGAGAAAATGTAAATTGGATTGGATTTGCGATTGAGCAAGGCGTAAACAAAGTAGATTTTCCAATTCATGCAGGCTTATACAGTCCAGCATTACAAGATCCAAAAGATTTAGAAAAAGCCATTAGATTATCAAAAGAAAAAGGCGCAAAAGGCTTTTCTATTTTTACAGCAGACAATTTAAGTGCTGAACAAAAAGCCGTATTTATAAAATTGAAAGAAGAATTTAACCATGAATAA